One stretch of Natronobacterium gregoryi SP2 DNA includes these proteins:
- a CDS encoding PadR family transcriptional regulator, whose translation MHDLTGFQRDLLYVIAGADRPSGQTVKDEVEKYYSSEINHGRLYPNLDTLVNKELVEKGQLDRRTNYYAITESGRQRIDERREWEEQYVDF comes from the coding sequence ATGCACGATCTGACCGGCTTTCAGCGAGATCTGCTATACGTGATCGCAGGGGCAGACCGACCGTCGGGACAGACGGTCAAAGACGAAGTCGAGAAGTACTACAGTTCGGAGATCAATCACGGACGCCTGTATCCGAACCTCGACACCCTCGTCAACAAAGAACTGGTCGAGAAGGGACAACTCGACAGGCGAACGAACTACTATGCGATTACGGAATCCGGCCGGCAGCGGATCGACGAGCGCCGCGAGTGGGAGGAACAGTACGTCGATTTTTGA